A single region of the Actinoplanes sp. SE50/110 genome encodes:
- a CDS encoding nucleotidyltransferase family protein — MVLAPVHQRAQEWSFLQALSVLDGRPGAHDAARALAETELDFDYLTVQALRHHLAPAMWRFLVDNGIENRLSDPVLASFGSLAQICDYRTEELIDEASRVADAMAAAGARLAFTKGVVNQSTLYDNSGTRVMADIDLMIPPDSTAIITETLTSLGYSVAKEYDARTNSLVDLPRSRRMVYRMYPDHLPHFTKLTGNRAQPLIEIDVAFSLTWFSSAWQIPMDAVLRDLDSVLVRPGRSDRTLPTLTPAYSLLFIVLHLFREAWFITKKPVRLNQFADVVRLWRRIGANHASEIIKVVEDNGVGPAVGWVCHHVDAMFDTDMAATLGTERYAEPRWLTSGVAEDGSFVQWHGDMRARLAGGEPVIFTPAGEPPFGAAARGR; from the coding sequence GTGGTGCTTGCCCCCGTTCATCAACGCGCGCAGGAGTGGTCATTCCTGCAGGCTCTGTCGGTACTCGACGGGCGCCCCGGCGCACACGACGCCGCCCGTGCGCTCGCGGAGACCGAGCTGGACTTCGATTACCTGACCGTGCAGGCGCTCCGGCACCACCTTGCTCCCGCCATGTGGCGGTTTCTCGTCGACAACGGGATCGAGAACCGGTTGAGCGATCCGGTACTCGCGTCGTTCGGGAGCCTCGCGCAGATCTGCGACTACCGGACGGAGGAGCTGATCGACGAGGCGTCTCGCGTCGCGGACGCGATGGCCGCCGCCGGCGCTCGCCTCGCGTTCACCAAGGGCGTCGTGAACCAGTCCACCCTGTATGACAACTCCGGCACGCGGGTCATGGCCGACATCGATCTGATGATCCCGCCGGACAGCACCGCGATCATCACGGAAACCCTTACGAGCCTCGGGTACTCCGTCGCGAAGGAGTACGACGCGCGTACGAACAGCCTCGTGGACCTGCCCCGGTCCCGCCGCATGGTGTATCGGATGTACCCCGACCACCTGCCGCACTTCACGAAGCTGACGGGCAATCGGGCGCAGCCGCTGATCGAGATCGACGTCGCGTTCAGCCTCACCTGGTTCTCCAGCGCGTGGCAGATCCCGATGGACGCGGTACTACGCGATCTGGACTCGGTGTTGGTACGGCCGGGACGGTCCGACCGCACCCTTCCGACACTGACGCCGGCATATTCACTGCTGTTCATCGTGCTGCATCTCTTCCGCGAGGCGTGGTTCATCACGAAGAAGCCCGTGCGGCTGAACCAGTTCGCGGATGTCGTGCGCCTCTGGCGTCGGATCGGGGCGAACCACGCCTCCGAGATCATCAAGGTGGTGGAGGACAACGGCGTCGGCCCGGCGGTGGGCTGGGTCTGCCACCACGTCGACGCGATGTTCGATACCGATATGGCGGCGACGTTGGGTACGGAGCGGTATGCCGAACCGCGCTGGCTGACCAGCGGCGTCGCGGAGGACGGCAGCTTCGTGCAATGGCACGGCGACATGCGCGCGAGGCTCGCCGGCGGTGAGCCCGTCATCTTCACGCCGGCCGGGGAGCCGCCGTTCGGGGCGGCGGCGCGCGGGCGTTAG
- a CDS encoding GNAT family N-acetyltransferase, with translation MLLVDVDTAIETDWHGYEGHEDLVRVEDPPVEAWEALAGAGLLPKPEWLTWVADCQSSEDEFLGRMPRKERQSIAAARRRAAADGVRLRLGDLDSTYLDAFLPLYEARTAEKRHGWSVVSDIRGDLLADAADYFVVSAWRGDEFVGGCINLAPSEGAMRIRFSAVDQSGRYASLARALYLEAIREARVRGYRSVSLGTDPNLYGHVVEPGLLRFKSRLGFEPKPSHQVTGKPASDCADLVLGFAALMDPTIMFSYRTNAVSSTASELQAEIYSYSADVAVDQHTAALSFPVRRHVVDRRPTACATGNTAPR, from the coding sequence ATGCTCCTCGTCGACGTCGATACCGCCATCGAGACCGACTGGCACGGGTACGAGGGCCACGAGGACCTTGTACGGGTCGAGGATCCACCGGTCGAGGCGTGGGAGGCACTCGCCGGTGCGGGTCTCCTGCCCAAGCCTGAGTGGCTGACCTGGGTTGCCGACTGCCAGTCGAGCGAGGACGAGTTCCTCGGACGCATGCCGCGCAAGGAACGGCAAAGCATAGCCGCGGCCCGCCGGCGCGCCGCCGCCGACGGAGTGCGGCTCAGGCTCGGCGACCTCGACTCCACCTATCTGGATGCCTTTCTGCCTCTCTACGAGGCGAGGACTGCCGAGAAGCGCCATGGCTGGTCCGTCGTCAGCGACATCAGAGGCGACCTGTTGGCCGACGCGGCCGACTACTTCGTGGTCTCTGCGTGGAGGGGCGATGAGTTCGTGGGCGGATGCATCAACCTGGCACCTTCCGAGGGAGCCATGCGGATCCGGTTCTCCGCGGTCGACCAGTCCGGCCGGTATGCCAGTCTGGCTCGGGCGCTGTACCTGGAAGCCATTCGGGAAGCGCGCGTGCGCGGCTACCGGTCGGTCAGTCTCGGTACCGACCCGAACCTCTACGGGCACGTGGTCGAGCCCGGCCTGCTGCGCTTCAAGTCTCGGCTGGGCTTCGAGCCCAAGCCGTCGCATCAGGTAACCGGCAAGCCCGCCAGTGACTGCGCCGACCTGGTGCTCGGGTTCGCCGCGCTCATGGACCCGACGATCATGTTCAGTTACCGCACCAACGCGGTATCGTCCACGGCATCGGAGCTGCAGGCGGAGATCTACAGCTACAGCGCGGACGTCGCCGTGGACCAGCACACGGCAGCGTTGTCGTTCCCGGTTCGTAGACACGTGGTCGACAGGCGCCCGACCGCGTGCGCGACCGGCAATACGGCGCCCAGGTAA
- a CDS encoding acyl-CoA dehydrogenase family protein yields MEHTLRSDVRQRAEAVLPTLAAHATRIDAEALFPVESLDCLRSSGLMGLLVPVEHGGLGGGIPDLIEVAGLLASRCLSTAMIWAMHCQQVDAVVQFAGPQLRAELLPRIAGGEVYLGSITSERTKGGHLFTSASPLEPAGDDFLLDRDAPIVTGGAYADGFLTTMLAAPDAPPTEVTLVYADRSQMAIDQRGTWNPLGMRGTHSVGLHLRGQVPGTQVVGEPGGFRHVAANSLVPLAHLGWSACWLGTAKGALRELLALRAPHRPRGLDPKSELVAARVARVRMELEVVSTYLTRVCQEVMERRANSRDLDEPATQIHLNTLKVIASESCFRAIDGIVEIAGLAQGYRRDAAVPFERYFRDLRSASLNYANDRLLVATGVLSMLDRSVRLSGEQT; encoded by the coding sequence ATGGAGCACACCCTGCGGTCCGACGTACGGCAGCGAGCCGAAGCGGTCCTGCCGACCCTCGCCGCGCACGCGACCCGGATCGACGCCGAGGCGTTGTTTCCGGTGGAGAGTCTGGACTGCCTCCGGTCGAGCGGTCTCATGGGTCTCCTCGTGCCCGTGGAACACGGCGGACTGGGCGGTGGCATTCCCGACCTCATCGAGGTGGCCGGCCTACTCGCCTCCCGGTGCCTGTCCACGGCCATGATCTGGGCGATGCACTGCCAACAGGTGGATGCCGTCGTCCAGTTCGCGGGCCCGCAGCTGCGCGCCGAGCTGCTGCCGCGGATCGCGGGTGGTGAGGTCTATCTGGGTTCCATCACTTCAGAGCGGACCAAAGGCGGCCATCTGTTCACCAGCGCGTCCCCGCTGGAGCCGGCAGGTGATGACTTCCTGCTGGACAGGGACGCGCCCATTGTCACCGGCGGCGCGTACGCGGACGGCTTCCTCACCACGATGCTCGCCGCGCCGGACGCGCCACCAACCGAGGTGACGCTCGTCTATGCCGATCGTTCACAGATGGCCATCGACCAACGCGGCACATGGAATCCACTGGGCATGCGTGGAACGCACAGCGTCGGCCTTCACCTCCGGGGACAGGTACCCGGCACCCAGGTGGTGGGGGAGCCTGGGGGGTTCCGCCACGTAGCGGCCAACAGCCTGGTGCCCCTCGCGCACCTCGGGTGGTCGGCCTGCTGGCTGGGCACGGCAAAGGGGGCTCTCCGGGAGCTGCTCGCGCTCCGAGCCCCCCACCGACCGCGTGGCCTCGATCCGAAGTCGGAACTCGTGGCCGCGCGCGTCGCCCGGGTCCGGATGGAGCTCGAGGTGGTGAGCACGTACCTCACCCGGGTGTGCCAGGAGGTGATGGAGCGTCGAGCAAACAGCCGAGACCTCGACGAGCCCGCCACGCAGATCCACCTCAATACCCTCAAGGTCATAGCGTCGGAGTCCTGCTTCCGCGCCATCGACGGCATCGTCGAGATCGCGGGCCTGGCCCAAGGGTACCGGCGCGATGCAGCAGTGCCTTTCGAGCGCTACTTCCGAGACCTCCGCTCGGCGAGCCTCAACTACGCCAACGACCGACTCCTGGTGGCCACCGGGGTACTGAGTATGCTGGACCGCTCGGTGCGCCTCAGCGGAGAGCAGACATGA
- a CDS encoding phosphopantetheine-binding protein, producing the protein MTPDLDPSFVRLLQRSLGGAAEAEPLHPDADLRALGLDSMGIIGLLVDLEEEFGVSFPDHALTFATFATPRTLWSALAELRSPVDGLA; encoded by the coding sequence ATGACGCCTGACCTTGACCCGTCTTTCGTGCGGCTCCTACAACGCAGTCTCGGCGGTGCCGCCGAAGCGGAGCCGCTCCACCCGGACGCCGACCTCCGTGCGCTCGGACTGGACTCGATGGGAATCATCGGCCTCCTGGTCGACCTCGAGGAGGAGTTCGGCGTCAGCTTCCCGGATCACGCACTGACGTTCGCGACGTTCGCGACGCCGCGCACGCTGTGGAGTGCCCTCGCCGAACTCCGGTCACCCGTCGACGGGCTGGCGTAG
- a CDS encoding diaminopimelate decarboxylase — MNRREFVERFGSPLYVYDLDRVDAALVDLRASVPEQATLFFSQKANPHPAVVERLIAAGCRAEVSSSGELATALGVGADPRECLYTGPGKTASEIANALGSGVRRFSVESEADLERVASVALAHGVTAECIVRINGLSPAGASGLRMTGMPSQFGFDLATSPPDWNRLLATPGARIVGLHFFPLTNAVDQESLFREFAASIDMAAQLRDEHQLALEFLDIGGGFGCPYAQPGERPTFPDLRAQLIEVLDERMRGWRDGRPEVAFESGRYLVGDAGTLLCTVTDVKVSKGKTYAVLDAGINHLGGLSGIGRVLPMARPEVVDGSQGGRPERAVNLVGPLCTSADLIGREVRTAVPEPGDILAIPNVGAYGLTASLMGFLSRPVATEVVVRRGHEPTASRLELRRTSIEEENNDA; from the coding sequence GTGAACCGTCGTGAGTTTGTCGAGCGGTTCGGCAGTCCGCTCTACGTCTACGACCTCGACCGGGTCGACGCTGCACTCGTGGATCTGCGGGCGAGCGTTCCTGAGCAGGCGACGCTGTTCTTCTCGCAGAAGGCGAACCCACATCCCGCTGTCGTCGAACGGCTCATCGCCGCCGGCTGCCGGGCCGAGGTGAGCTCCTCCGGCGAGCTGGCCACCGCGCTGGGTGTGGGCGCCGATCCGCGCGAGTGTCTTTACACCGGCCCCGGGAAGACGGCGTCAGAGATCGCCAACGCTCTGGGAAGCGGGGTGCGCCGCTTCTCCGTCGAATCCGAGGCGGACCTTGAGCGCGTGGCGTCAGTCGCGCTGGCGCACGGCGTGACCGCGGAGTGCATCGTACGGATCAACGGCCTGAGCCCCGCCGGAGCAAGCGGCCTGCGGATGACCGGCATGCCGTCGCAGTTCGGATTCGATCTGGCGACGTCGCCGCCGGACTGGAACCGCCTGCTCGCCACCCCGGGCGCCCGCATCGTCGGACTGCACTTCTTTCCGCTGACCAACGCCGTCGACCAGGAGAGCCTCTTCCGCGAGTTCGCCGCCAGCATCGACATGGCGGCGCAGCTACGCGACGAGCACCAGTTGGCGCTGGAGTTCCTCGACATCGGTGGAGGCTTCGGTTGCCCGTATGCCCAGCCGGGTGAACGCCCTACGTTCCCGGACCTGCGAGCCCAGCTCATCGAAGTCCTGGACGAGCGCATGCGCGGTTGGCGGGACGGTAGGCCGGAGGTCGCGTTCGAATCCGGACGGTACCTCGTGGGCGATGCCGGCACTCTCTTGTGCACGGTCACGGACGTCAAGGTGAGTAAGGGAAAGACGTATGCGGTGCTGGACGCCGGCATCAACCATCTGGGTGGGCTGTCCGGTATCGGTCGGGTGCTGCCCATGGCCCGCCCAGAGGTGGTCGACGGCAGCCAGGGCGGTCGACCGGAGAGAGCCGTCAACCTGGTCGGGCCGCTGTGCACGTCGGCGGACCTCATCGGCCGCGAAGTTCGAACCGCGGTACCGGAGCCGGGCGACATCCTGGCCATCCCGAACGTCGGCGCGTACGGCCTCACCGCGAGCCTCATGGGATTCCTGAGCCGGCCGGTCGCCACCGAGGTGGTGGTGCGGCGCGGCCATGAGCCGACTGCCTCACGTCTCGAGCTGCGCCGCACATCTATAGAGGAAGAGAACAATGACGCCTGA
- a CDS encoding class I adenylate-forming enzyme family protein has product MGNIQIDEHADLGCPPGRSGDNGEDALLHSALDAAVANNAEASAINNGTERWSYSELQRQSFRFANWLIQLGVQRGDRVLVRLTNTREFAAILFGCSRIGAVMVPISTEMRQFHLRAVIGDADPRLVVTTDSDVPLMSQVTERPVHALSAVVEQMRKLPMTAPAVPTPAPNDLALLIYTSGSTALPKAVVCPHAQVAFAAHAIAAELGYQTDDVVLCRLPFSFDYGLYQLLLASIAGCEVFVPPADSPDLQLLQWIRRHGVTVVPIVPSLGQMLVRLAGRTSDQTSLRMITNTGAALNEDLIRQLQKAFPNVTIRLMFGITECKRVSILEGDGVLLRPTSVGRPLGGTSVTIVDDDDQPLPPGRTGQIVVRGPHVMAGYWNAPELTMQRFRLDRETGTVALYTGDYGYLDAEGYLYFAGRRDDLFKRRGTRVSVLEIEAAAVDIPGVRAAAVLPPTADGDLVMFVDAALTGPEVLREMSVRLEPAKVPSHCHVVASLPLTPNGKTDKKSLADHLLKGATS; this is encoded by the coding sequence GTGGGGAACATACAGATCGATGAACACGCTGACCTCGGCTGCCCGCCGGGCCGCAGCGGGGACAATGGCGAGGACGCCTTATTGCACAGCGCTCTCGATGCGGCGGTCGCCAATAACGCTGAAGCTTCCGCCATCAACAACGGCACGGAGCGCTGGAGCTACTCGGAGCTGCAGCGGCAGAGCTTTCGCTTCGCGAACTGGCTGATCCAGCTCGGCGTGCAGCGCGGCGACCGCGTATTGGTACGGTTGACAAATACGCGCGAGTTCGCGGCGATCCTTTTTGGTTGCTCCCGCATCGGGGCTGTCATGGTGCCGATCAGCACAGAAATGAGACAGTTCCATCTGCGCGCGGTGATCGGGGACGCGGACCCGCGACTCGTGGTCACCACGGATTCCGATGTGCCGCTGATGAGCCAGGTCACCGAGCGACCGGTTCACGCGCTCAGCGCGGTCGTCGAGCAGATGCGGAAGCTCCCGATGACGGCGCCCGCGGTACCGACACCCGCACCGAATGACCTTGCGCTGCTCATCTACACGTCCGGTAGCACCGCGTTGCCGAAGGCAGTGGTGTGCCCGCACGCGCAGGTCGCCTTCGCCGCACATGCCATCGCAGCGGAGCTGGGCTACCAGACAGACGATGTCGTCCTGTGCCGCCTCCCGTTCTCCTTCGATTACGGCCTCTACCAACTCCTCCTGGCTTCCATAGCCGGGTGTGAGGTGTTCGTGCCGCCGGCGGACAGCCCGGACCTCCAGCTCCTGCAGTGGATCCGCCGACACGGGGTGACGGTCGTCCCCATCGTCCCGTCGCTCGGTCAGATGCTGGTCCGGCTTGCCGGACGGACCTCAGACCAGACGAGCCTTCGCATGATCACCAACACCGGCGCCGCCCTGAACGAGGACCTCATTCGACAGCTTCAAAAGGCGTTCCCGAACGTCACGATCAGGTTGATGTTCGGTATCACCGAGTGCAAGCGCGTCTCGATCCTGGAGGGCGACGGAGTGCTGCTCCGGCCGACCTCCGTAGGTCGCCCGCTCGGCGGTACGAGCGTCACGATCGTCGACGACGACGACCAGCCCCTGCCGCCTGGGCGGACGGGGCAGATCGTCGTCCGGGGGCCCCATGTCATGGCCGGCTACTGGAACGCGCCGGAGCTCACCATGCAGCGCTTCCGTCTCGACCGCGAGACCGGCACGGTCGCCCTTTACACCGGGGACTACGGGTACCTGGACGCGGAGGGATATCTCTACTTCGCGGGTCGGCGCGACGACCTCTTCAAACGTCGGGGTACCCGAGTCAGCGTTCTCGAGATCGAGGCCGCTGCGGTGGACATCCCGGGCGTGCGCGCGGCAGCGGTCCTGCCGCCCACCGCCGATGGTGACCTGGTCATGTTCGTGGACGCCGCACTGACGGGCCCGGAGGTCCTCCGGGAGATGTCGGTCCGGTTGGAGCCCGCGAAGGTGCCGTCGCACTGCCACGTCGTCGCCTCGCTGCCGTTGACCCCCAATGGCAAGACCGACAAGAAGTCGCTGGCTGACCACCTGCTGAAGGGCGCGACATCGTGA
- a CDS encoding flavin reductase family protein, translated as MSGSEPHHDGSTRELRDLMRQVAFSVSVVTVAGHSPRAFTATSFTSVEIDPPLISVCVSQDGSAWPTLRDASHIAVNVLSEDQEDVARLFATPGIDRLAIHGDWRPGEQGCPLLGSVLAHLECKVAHYVEAGRHAIVLATPTSLAWREGRPLMRHGGTYTALAY; from the coding sequence TTGTCCGGAAGCGAGCCTCACCACGACGGCAGCACGCGTGAGTTGCGCGACCTTATGCGCCAGGTGGCATTTTCTGTGAGCGTAGTCACTGTTGCCGGGCACTCACCGCGTGCCTTCACCGCAACGTCGTTCACTTCTGTGGAGATCGATCCACCGCTGATTTCCGTGTGTGTGAGTCAAGATGGATCAGCATGGCCGACCTTACGGGACGCCTCGCACATCGCCGTCAATGTTCTCTCTGAAGATCAGGAGGATGTGGCTCGACTCTTCGCCACACCCGGCATCGACAGGCTTGCCATCCATGGCGACTGGCGACCGGGTGAACAGGGATGCCCGTTGCTGGGGTCAGTCCTGGCGCACCTGGAGTGCAAGGTCGCCCATTATGTGGAGGCCGGCCGACACGCGATCGTGCTGGCCACGCCCACCAGTCTCGCCTGGCGGGAGGGGCGCCCGCTGATGCGGCACGGCGGCACCTACACGGCACTTGCCTACTAG
- a CDS encoding DegT/DnrJ/EryC1/StrS aminotransferase family protein: protein MMNRLAIRGGEAVRTAPWPVWPRPAEGASQALETVLHSGRWAISGPYRGTESFERQFARAFAAYNDSAHCIPTASGTASLMIALEACGVGAGDEVITPGISWVASLSTITAVNAIPVIVDVNPDTLCIDPDAVEAAITPRTKAIIAVHLYSAVADLDRLSAIADKYDITLIEDAAQAHGAAHRDRKVGTIGAVGAFSMQHSKVLTSGEGGATITSDGGLARRMEQLRADGRCLAKVPPRPGWMELEQVGEQMGSNRCLSEFQAAVLVAQLTALDAQNATRARNAMLLDKLLADDGCRPQQTSSGTTARTYYAYAVSLPEGALPGVPRELVGEAISAELGFPVKPPYLTLSRSKLYRPETRRRFALGADHLRRLDTSRFELPECDAANGRVLTFHHAALLGDEADMHDIAAAFAKVLRNGAVLSSVATGS, encoded by the coding sequence ATGATGAACAGGCTCGCCATCAGGGGCGGAGAGGCCGTCCGAACTGCGCCCTGGCCGGTGTGGCCACGTCCCGCAGAAGGCGCGAGTCAGGCGCTGGAAACCGTGCTCCACTCCGGCCGATGGGCCATCAGCGGCCCGTACCGTGGCACGGAGTCGTTTGAGCGGCAGTTCGCTCGCGCGTTTGCGGCCTATAACGACTCAGCGCACTGCATTCCAACAGCCAGCGGCACGGCGAGCCTGATGATCGCGCTGGAGGCCTGCGGTGTCGGCGCCGGCGATGAGGTCATTACGCCAGGCATCTCGTGGGTGGCGTCGCTGTCCACCATCACGGCGGTCAACGCGATCCCGGTCATCGTCGACGTGAACCCTGACACGCTGTGTATCGACCCGGACGCGGTCGAGGCCGCGATAACACCCCGGACGAAGGCGATTATCGCCGTACATCTATATAGCGCGGTTGCCGACCTGGACCGCTTGAGCGCGATCGCGGACAAGTACGACATCACCCTGATCGAGGATGCGGCGCAGGCTCACGGCGCTGCCCATCGCGACCGCAAGGTCGGCACGATCGGTGCCGTCGGGGCGTTCAGCATGCAGCACAGCAAGGTCCTGACCAGCGGCGAAGGCGGAGCGACGATTACCTCCGACGGAGGACTCGCCCGGCGGATGGAGCAACTGCGTGCCGACGGTCGGTGCTTGGCAAAAGTCCCTCCGAGGCCGGGATGGATGGAGCTGGAGCAGGTCGGCGAGCAGATGGGCAGCAATCGTTGCCTTTCGGAATTTCAGGCTGCCGTTCTGGTCGCACAGCTCACTGCGCTGGATGCACAGAACGCGACTCGAGCACGCAACGCGATGCTGCTCGACAAGCTTCTCGCCGACGACGGTTGCCGCCCTCAGCAGACTTCTTCAGGTACGACGGCGCGTACCTATTACGCGTACGCTGTTTCGCTTCCGGAGGGTGCGCTGCCGGGCGTGCCGCGTGAGCTGGTAGGCGAGGCGATCAGTGCTGAGCTGGGTTTCCCGGTGAAGCCGCCTTACCTGACGCTGTCGCGAAGCAAGCTCTACCGTCCAGAGACGAGGCGTCGTTTCGCACTAGGCGCAGACCACCTCCGCAGGTTGGACACATCCCGGTTCGAGCTGCCCGAATGTGACGCGGCGAACGGCCGTGTGCTTACCTTCCACCACGCCGCATTGCTCGGCGACGAGGCGGATATGCACGACATTGCCGCGGCGTTCGCCAAGGTCCTTCGCAACGGCGCCGTGCTCTCTTCGGTGGCGACGGGGTCCTGA
- a CDS encoding ROK family protein, with protein sequence MTTPVLVFDLGGTWFRVGLSHIDGSVTLLGRYPAISRATHPELPVAELQQRMVSFIVDECVRHASTDVGISIGAAVNGHTGLVLSSAPLWGPGTWELPLTQKLCEALPAVRYSVVNDVSAQALSLLDETASSDSMAAALTVSSGIAYRTIDLASGHIPLDPDHGVQGEIGHLPSAFPWRGTYLSAVCECGVQDHVSAFSSGRAIEQLLPRLAGPDWNIAAFGEACRSGDALALELLDAFTLPLSTVLLYQATLNPQVRHTVLLGGVVDELGEIYRDSVLKNLARLGLYEVTSRDSGYFDRRIKIGNGDGLEALKGAGLYARRNGRAIQ encoded by the coding sequence TTGACAACACCGGTGCTTGTCTTCGATCTAGGCGGAACGTGGTTTCGAGTCGGCCTTTCGCACATCGACGGAAGCGTCACTCTGCTGGGCAGGTATCCTGCCATCAGTCGTGCGACACATCCGGAACTGCCGGTGGCCGAACTGCAGCAACGAATGGTCTCGTTCATCGTCGACGAATGTGTCCGACATGCGTCGACTGACGTGGGAATCTCCATCGGCGCCGCAGTCAACGGTCACACCGGCCTGGTCCTGAGCAGCGCGCCCCTGTGGGGGCCCGGTACCTGGGAGCTGCCGCTGACGCAGAAGCTGTGTGAAGCGCTTCCCGCGGTTCGGTACTCGGTGGTCAACGACGTTTCGGCACAGGCACTGTCGCTGCTGGACGAAACGGCCTCAAGTGACTCCATGGCGGCAGCGCTCACCGTCAGCTCCGGCATCGCATACCGCACGATAGATCTCGCCTCCGGCCATATCCCTCTCGATCCCGACCACGGGGTTCAAGGCGAGATCGGGCACCTGCCGAGCGCTTTCCCTTGGCGTGGGACCTATCTCAGCGCCGTGTGCGAATGCGGCGTTCAGGACCATGTGAGCGCGTTTTCCTCCGGCCGGGCGATCGAGCAGTTGTTGCCTCGACTGGCTGGACCCGACTGGAACATCGCCGCCTTCGGGGAAGCGTGTCGAAGCGGTGACGCACTGGCCCTGGAGCTGCTTGACGCCTTCACTCTCCCGCTCAGCACGGTCCTGCTGTATCAGGCCACGCTGAATCCACAGGTTCGGCACACGGTACTGCTCGGCGGCGTAGTCGACGAACTCGGCGAAATCTACCGGGACAGCGTTCTGAAGAACCTTGCACGGCTGGGGTTGTACGAGGTCACGTCCCGTGACTCTGGATATTTTGATCGACGTATCAAAATCGGAAATGGCGACGGACTCGAGGCATTGAAAGGGGCGGGGTTATACGCCCGAAGGAACGGGAGGGCGATTCAATGA
- a CDS encoding sedoheptulose 7-phosphate cyclase, whose protein sequence is MTDTVGLAASLYRRGTPYVRIPTTLVGMIDAAIGAKTGINVGEHKNRLGTYYPATNTLVDPQFLRTLPARHVRNGMAEIIKMAIVKEPVLFKLLESDPEGLIAAQLVSDDGQEIMNRAITSMLEELEPNLWENELRRLVDFGHTFSPRLEMCAKPPLLHGEAVAIDMALCCALAYGRGLISATDVKRILNLLHRYSLPITHPTCDVDLLQEGLEESTRHRNGNQYCPLPVGIGAAEFVEGVTNAELARAGELLAMFAQAEEAQV, encoded by the coding sequence GTGACCGACACCGTGGGTCTGGCGGCGAGCCTCTACCGCCGAGGAACCCCATATGTCCGGATTCCGACCACGCTGGTCGGGATGATCGACGCTGCCATCGGAGCGAAGACCGGCATCAACGTGGGTGAGCACAAGAATCGCCTCGGAACGTACTACCCGGCTACGAACACGTTGGTAGACCCCCAGTTCCTCCGAACGTTGCCGGCTCGGCATGTGCGCAATGGCATGGCCGAGATCATCAAGATGGCGATCGTGAAGGAGCCCGTCCTGTTCAAGCTTCTCGAAAGCGATCCAGAGGGTTTGATCGCCGCGCAGTTGGTCAGCGATGACGGCCAAGAGATCATGAACCGAGCCATCACCAGTATGCTGGAGGAGCTCGAGCCGAATCTCTGGGAGAACGAGCTGCGACGACTCGTCGATTTCGGTCATACCTTCAGCCCGCGGCTGGAGATGTGCGCCAAACCTCCACTGCTGCACGGCGAAGCTGTTGCCATCGACATGGCACTTTGCTGCGCACTGGCATACGGACGCGGTCTGATCTCGGCCACCGACGTGAAGCGCATACTGAACCTGCTGCACCGGTACTCCCTTCCGATCACGCACCCGACATGCGATGTCGACCTACTTCAGGAAGGTCTTGAAGAGTCGACCCGGCACCGAAACGGTAATCAGTACTGCCCGCTTCCCGTCGGCATCGGCGCCGCCGAATTCGTTGAGGGTGTGACCAATGCCGAGCTCGCGCGCGCGGGCGAGTTGCTCGCCATGTTCGCCCAGGCGGAAGAGGCCCAGGTATGA